The Solibacillus sp. FSL R7-0682 genome includes a window with the following:
- a CDS encoding PH domain-containing protein, protein MFKKIAADALGLSDIGVVISKEDFDKTDADDFVFNEIDEKIYFLIKTKADEYCFTNYALIHVDGANAISKKRLLRRYDYEHYTIDQVLLETAGTIDLDVEIKFTIGNNPLSIDIHKKYLTEIKDLYKALHAISLEQKTNAFSMEAAKQSLTLASNSLGRIGNDSISPASSFKEITSFSHKWLIDQKAQFVKKDFGDVFEKYIHN, encoded by the coding sequence ATGTTTAAAAAAATTGCTGCCGATGCACTCGGCTTATCAGATATCGGTGTTGTTATATCAAAAGAAGATTTTGATAAAACGGATGCAGATGATTTCGTCTTTAATGAAATTGATGAAAAAATTTATTTTTTAATTAAAACAAAAGCAGATGAATATTGCTTTACAAACTATGCGTTAATTCATGTTGACGGTGCCAATGCCATTAGTAAAAAGCGTTTACTACGCCGTTATGATTATGAGCATTACACAATTGATCAAGTACTGTTAGAAACAGCAGGTACAATCGATTTAGATGTTGAAATTAAGTTTACAATAGGCAATAATCCATTAAGCATTGATATTCATAAAAAATATTTAACTGAGATTAAAGACTTATATAAAGCGTTGCATGCCATTTCGCTTGAGCAAAAAACAAATGCCTTTAGTATGGAGGCCGCTAAACAAAGCTTAACGCTAGCGTCGAATTCACTAGGCCGAATTGGCAATGATAGTATTTCTCCAGCTTCATCCTTTAAAGAAATTACAAGCTTCTCTCACAAGTGGTTAATCGATCAAAAAGCGCAATTTGTGAAGAAAGATTTCGGGGATGTATTTGAGAAATATATTCACAATTAA
- a CDS encoding HAD family hydrolase — protein MTNIQAIFFDLDDTLLDRNKAVDKMFLIILDKYYDEITDGEKNKMLKRFKDYDSRAYGQNDKAFVLEAFFNEFPPIERIQRNALQKFWNEHFPMCFSINENVLHLVNVIKEQVKVAIITNGSTQRQYAKISNTNLHCCFDSIFISEEVGISKPDKRIFEFALNKLNVKPEATLFVGDDLEKDIGGCQNDNVKGIWFNPNKHSNDTKIKPFAEIHSLNQLINYVKVP, from the coding sequence TTGACAAACATTCAAGCTATATTCTTTGATTTAGATGATACATTACTTGATCGAAATAAGGCAGTCGATAAGATGTTTTTAATAATTTTAGACAAGTATTATGACGAGATTACCGATGGAGAAAAAAACAAAATGCTTAAAAGATTCAAAGACTATGACAGTAGGGCTTATGGTCAAAATGATAAAGCTTTTGTTTTGGAAGCATTTTTTAATGAATTCCCACCAATCGAAAGAATTCAGCGAAATGCCCTTCAAAAATTTTGGAATGAACATTTTCCTATGTGTTTTTCGATAAACGAAAACGTACTACATCTCGTAAATGTTATAAAAGAGCAAGTGAAGGTGGCCATAATAACAAATGGCTCCACACAGAGACAATACGCTAAAATAAGTAATACAAATTTACATTGTTGTTTTGATTCAATCTTTATTTCAGAAGAAGTGGGGATTAGTAAACCAGACAAACGAATATTCGAATTCGCTTTAAATAAGCTAAATGTAAAACCTGAAGCGACATTATTTGTAGGGGATGACTTAGAAAAGGATATTGGTGGCTGTCAAAATGACAATGTTAAGGGGATTTGGTTCAATCCAAACAAACACTCGAACGATACGAAAATAAAACCATTTGCTGAAATTCATTCTTTAAATCAATTGATAAATTATGTAAAGGTGCCCTAA
- the guaC gene encoding GMP reductase gives MDTVFDYEDIQLIPAKCIVKSRTECDTTVTLGGYQFKLPVVPANMQTIIDETIAEKLASEGYFYIMHRFNPETREQFIRDMQGKGYIASISVGVKDEEYAFVEQLADAKLTPEFITIDIAHGHSNQVIDMIGHIKKHLPNSFVIAGNVGTPEAVRELENAGADATKVGIGPGKVCITKIKTGFGTGGWQLAALRWCAKAASKPIIADGGIRTHGDIAKSVRFGATMVMIGSLFAGHEESPGKTVEVDGKLMKEYFGSASEFQKGERKNVEGKKMYVNYKGPLMDTLTEMEQDLQSSISYSGGKTLAAIRNVDYVIVKNSIFNGDRI, from the coding sequence ATGGATACAGTTTTTGATTATGAGGATATTCAATTAATACCTGCAAAGTGTATTGTGAAAAGCCGTACAGAATGTGATACAACAGTTACACTAGGTGGGTATCAATTTAAATTACCGGTTGTACCAGCGAATATGCAAACGATAATTGATGAAACAATTGCTGAAAAATTGGCATCTGAAGGTTATTTTTACATTATGCACCGTTTCAATCCAGAAACGCGTGAGCAATTTATTCGTGATATGCAGGGGAAAGGGTACATTGCATCGATTTCTGTTGGCGTGAAAGATGAAGAATATGCATTTGTTGAACAGCTTGCAGATGCAAAGTTAACACCGGAATTCATTACAATTGATATTGCACATGGTCATTCAAATCAAGTGATTGACATGATCGGTCATATTAAAAAGCATTTACCAAACAGTTTTGTTATTGCTGGAAATGTAGGGACGCCTGAAGCTGTTCGCGAATTAGAAAACGCAGGGGCGGATGCGACAAAAGTAGGTATTGGACCAGGTAAAGTATGTATTACAAAAATTAAAACAGGTTTTGGCACTGGTGGATGGCAGTTAGCCGCACTTCGTTGGTGTGCAAAAGCAGCATCAAAACCAATTATTGCAGATGGCGGTATTCGTACGCACGGTGATATTGCTAAATCGGTACGTTTCGGAGCGACAATGGTTATGATTGGCTCATTATTTGCTGGTCATGAGGAATCACCAGGAAAAACAGTCGAAGTTGATGGTAAACTTATGAAGGAATATTTCGGCTCTGCGTCAGAGTTCCAAAAGGGTGAGCGCAAAAACGTAGAAGGTAAAAAGATGTATGTTAATTACAAAGGTCCTTTAATGGATACTTTGACAGAAATGGAGCAAGATTTACAATCATCTATTTCTTATTCAGGTGGGAAAACATTAGCTGCAATTCGCAATGTAGATTATGTGATCGTAAAAAACTCGATTTTCAATGGTGATCGCATTTAA